From the genome of Saccopteryx bilineata isolate mSacBil1 chromosome 6, mSacBil1_pri_phased_curated, whole genome shotgun sequence, one region includes:
- the APCDD1L gene encoding protein APCDD1-like isoform X3 has translation MSGETPLEATGKAGGSRLRWEPHCQQPLTNRAPVTALLPPRLEGPWISTGCEVRPGPEFLTRSYTFFPSRLFRAHQFYYRDSLCQEPAHSLVIKGKVRLRRASWVTQGATEADYQLHKVGIVFHSRLALLDIARRLNRTRAGQDCAQQLPPARAWVPGALYELLSARAEQDCTVALGFTMHELSLVRMQRHLQLQPQARPWLVEELYLGDIHTDRAERRHYRPTGYQHPLQSALHHARPCPACGLIARSDEHHPPVLPAQAALPLHLDGRWVSPGCEVRPAVLFLTRLFTFHGHNRSWEGYYHHFSDPACRQPTFTIYAAGRYSRGTRSAKVLGGTELVFQVTRARVTPMDQVTTAMLNFSEPSSCGGPGAWSLGTERDVTATNGCLPLGIRLPHVEYELFKMERDPLGRSLLFIGQRPTDGSSPDTPEKRPTSYQAPLVLCEEVARDFSRPPQHRPPLQKLLNSGGRCPRVAPLPFLGLVLGLAFLWWL, from the exons AGGCGACTGGGAAGGCAGGGGGTAGCCGCCTGCGCTGGGAACCTCACTGCCAGCAGCCCCTGACCAACAGAGCACCTGTCACTGCGCTGCTGCCCCCACGGCTTGAGGGACCATGGATCTCCACTGG CTGCGAGGTGCGCCCAGGGCCTGAGTTCCTCACCCGTTCCTACACCTTCTTCCCCAGCCGCCTCTTCCGAGCCCACCAGTTCTACTACAGGGACTCCCTCTGCCAGGAGCCTGCCCACTCCCTGGTCATTAAGGGCAAGGTCCGCCTGCGCCGAGCCTCCTGGGTCACCCAGGGTGCCACCGAGGCCGACTACCAGCTGCACAAGGTGGGCATTGTCTTTCACAGTCGCCTTGCCCTGCTCGACATCGCTAGGCGCCTTAACCGGACCCGGGCGGGCCAGGACTGTGCCCAGCAACTGCCCCCTGCTAGGGCCTGGGTGCCCGGGGCACTGTATGAGCTGCTGAGTGCCCGGGCCGAGCAGGACTGCACAGTGGCCCTGGGTTTCACCATGCACGAGCTCAGCCTGGTCCGCATGCAGCGCCACCTGCAGCTGCAGccccaggccaggccctggctggtggaggAGCTGTACCTGGGGGACATCCACACTGACCGGGCAGAGAGGCGGCACTACCGGCCCACTGGCTACCAGCACCCACTGCAGAGTGCTCTG CACCATGCTCGCCCCTGCCCGGCCTGCGGCCTCATCGCCCGCTCCGATGAGCACCATCCGCCCGTACTGCCCGCCCAGGCGGCCCTGCCCCTGCACCTGGACGGCCGGTGGGTCAGCCCGGGCTGCGAGGTGCGCCCGGCCGTGCTCTTCCTCACCAGGCTCTTCACCTTCCACGGGCACAACCGCTCCTGGGAAGGGTACTACCACCACTTCTCGGACCCCGCCTGCCGGCAGCCCACCTTCACCATCTACGCGGCCGGCCGCTACTCCAGGGGCACGCGGTCCGCCAAGGTCCTCGGCGGCACCGagttagtgttccaggtcacgaGGGCTCGTGTGACCCCCATGGACCAGGTCACCACGGCCATGCTCAACTTCTCCGAGCCGAGCAGCTGTGGGGGCCCGGGGGCCTGGTCCCTGGGAACCGAGCGGGATGTCACGGCCACCAACGGGTGCCTGCCTCTGGGCATCCGGCTCCCCCATGTGGAGTACGAGCTCTTCAAGATGGAGCGAGACCCCCTCGGGCGAAGCCTGCTCTTCATCGGACAAAGGCCCACCGACGGGTCGAGTCCGGACACCCCTGAGAAACGGCCCACGTCTTACCAAGCACCCCTGGTGCTTTGTGAGGAGGTGGCCCGGGACTTCTCCAGGCCCCCCCAGCACAGGCCTCCGCTGCAGAAGCTCCTCAACAGCGGGGGGCGGTGTCCTCGAGTGGCCCCTCTGCCCTTTCTGGGCCTAGTTCTTGGGCTGGCTTTCCTCTGGTGGCTGTGA